The Candidatus Latescibacter sp. sequence TCCGCCGGGTCGAGGAAACGGTTCAGATATTCTGGAGAGAAGAGATTCTTGCTCTGGTGGATTTTAAACTGGGTGAACGATCTATCCTCCGGAGGCAGAGATTGTTCCTCCTTTACTATTTTCCGATGCCACCAGTTGACATCCTCGCCGCGCGCCAGAATAACTTTATGAAGTCTCCACATGACACTGAAAGAAAAAACGCTGAGGGTGATCAGTAAAACTTCGAAAAATAGTGCTGTTCTCAGGAGGCTTGCTTCCAGGATACGGGAAAGAAGAAAAGAACCCGTTACCAGAAAGACAGACTGCAAGGTCAGGTCGATCTGGCGGTAAGTCTGGAGAAGCGCTTCCATGTTTCTCGAATGTGAAGCCAGATAATTCAACGATACCACGAATCAAAGCCTCCTTCTCAGGACATGGTTTTGATGAGCGAAAAATCGCCGGTGAATGCCGCTTCGAGCACCGGTTTCATGTAGGTTTCCACATCTCCCTTTGAAGGGTCCATGGGAGTGGGCATGTTCTTGAGTTTTGACTCAAGCTGCGGATTTTTTGCCGCCTCGATCATACGGTCGATATGAGTTCTTGTGGCGCCGGCTTCACGGAGGGTTATCGGGAAAGCGATGCTCTTCGAGAAGGCGATCATTCCGTGCGCTACCGCTTCGCCAAGGGCGCGCCCTTCAAGGTTTCCGAGGTTTTCGGTGATGAACCCTGCTCTATGGAAAACTTCTCCGACAGTACGCAACTGATCCTGGATGGCAGGTGAAAAAAGCACCGTGTAGTAAGGGTTCAGAACAGCGCAGGCGCGGCCATGGGTGAGAATGTCCACGAGCGAAAAGGAGCCGAGATGCCCGCCGTTTGTGCCGCCGATCATGATGGAATATCCGCCGAGGTCGGTTCCCAGCCCGAGCCGAATTCGAGAGTCGAGGTTTTTCGGATCTTTCAATGCCTCGGGCAAACTTTCGACAATCAATGAGATACCCTCGACTGCAATCTCTTTCATCCGGTCGTAGTAAACCTGTCCGGTGGCGCCCATGAATACCTCCCATAAGTGCGCGATACCGTCAAGAGCGCCGTCCAGTGTAAGTCCTCGTGGAGCGCCCTCGGTCACTCCATAATCGAAGACGGACTTGGGAGGAACAATGGCCATGTCGATTATCAGTTTTTTCTGCCCTGTCAGGGGATCGGTAATATTGGCATACTTGGTGAGATGCGCGCCGGAGGAAGCGATGGTCTGAACTGCGATAACCGGAGTGGCGGAAATATTGAGCGCCTCCCAGATTCTGGTGACATTCCCGGCGCCGAAATACGGTTCGATGCTGGATGCCAGCGCTTCGGATGCGCCGAGATATTCCATGACCTCTGAAGAATTATAGGCAGCCAGAATGCTGGCAGCTTTGGCGGCATCAATGGTGCTCCCACCGCCGATGGCGATCACTGAATCCGGGCAGACCTTGGAAATTTCGTTTGCAATCCGGTAGACATCCTCGCGGGGTGCATTCGGACCCGCTCCGAGAATGGAAGTGTACCCGACGCCATGCATATCGAGAGAATCGGTGATCTTGTTCCGCAGGGTTTCCACCCATTCCTGTCCCAGGTCTGCCACCACCAGAAGCGCCCTTTCTCCATAAAGGCAGGCGTATTCACCCGTTGTCTCCAGAACCCCGACCCCGTGGGCATAGTCATCGCCTTTCCATGCCTTGATAATTTCCTGAGCTTTTACCGTGCTTCGCGCCATGACAAATCCTCCCCTGCTATCTTTCAAAATCCGGTATGAACCGGTAAATTCGTGTATCCCACAAAGATTGCTTTAATTAG is a genomic window containing:
- a CDS encoding iron-containing alcohol dehydrogenase, translating into MARSTVKAQEIIKAWKGDDYAHGVGVLETTGEYACLYGERALLVVADLGQEWVETLRNKITDSLDMHGVGYTSILGAGPNAPREDVYRIANEISKVCPDSVIAIGGGSTIDAAKAASILAAYNSSEVMEYLGASEALASSIEPYFGAGNVTRIWEALNISATPVIAVQTIASSGAHLTKYANITDPLTGQKKLIIDMAIVPPKSVFDYGVTEGAPRGLTLDGALDGIAHLWEVFMGATGQVYYDRMKEIAVEGISLIVESLPEALKDPKNLDSRIRLGLGTDLGGYSIMIGGTNGGHLGSFSLVDILTHGRACAVLNPYYTVLFSPAIQDQLRTVGEVFHRAGFITENLGNLEGRALGEAVAHGMIAFSKSIAFPITLREAGATRTHIDRMIEAAKNPQLESKLKNMPTPMDPSKGDVETYMKPVLEAAFTGDFSLIKTMS